A stretch of the Melitaea cinxia chromosome 14, ilMelCinx1.1, whole genome shotgun sequence genome encodes the following:
- the LOC123659913 gene encoding equilibrative nucleoside transporter 4: MNETLGRGYARIEAIRAARGEALTMPEPGAPPPDRYNSVYLTLFVAGAAFLLPFNSFIMAVDYFQYHYPKSTIMFDMSTVYIVSACVAVITNNILLDFFTYNTRITFGILLSLATMLFVAVCNIGWDGFSTNVSYTINLVAIGVVAFGCTMQQASYYGFTGCLPPRYTQAVMAGESAAGFWVSLDRIVTKYGFRQPKRSTFMFFVFSILILLGHSMLHHVMMRHPLVQHYLRLTNESRHRRRIQLHLNPTEDATLMESEAGEASYGVLKLQSPAPSTGIGEAENTFSFANPVYSPTMTAPVPVPLVSPPQSVSEQSASPSATLRTPRPSYKVEDVVFEAPERPNSWKNFKRGVLARWAVARAIYPYMVSIGLVYFTTLSLYPGIASEVPSCRLGSWMPIILMSSFNLFDFIGKIAAAWPYEWSRSQLLMASGLRLLLVPLLLLCAAPRHSPHIVGDVYPIMFSVVLGFTNGLFGSVPMIMAPSRVGREHREIAGNMMTLSYNGGLLSGSLVSYLLLGMLGPPAETCRIYPTPLLPTVAPIPPNSGNGTFVLTAVH; the protein is encoded by the exons ATGAATGAGACTTTAGGACGCGGGTACGCCCGCATTGAAGCTATACGAGCGGCGAGAGGTGAAGCCCTAACCATGCCGGAGCCCGGAGCTCCCCCACCGGATAGATACAACTCCGTTTATTTGACATTGTTCGTCGCAGGTGCTGCGTTTTTACTACCATTTAACAG tttCATAATGGCTGTTGACTATTTCCAATACCATTATCCGAAATCCACGATAATGTTCGACATGTCTACTGTATATATCGTGTCAGCGTGCGTTGCAGTGATTACCAATAACATCTTGCTCGACTTCTTCACCTACAACACTAGGATCACCTTTG GTATTTTACTTTCCTTGGCGACAATGCTGTTCGTAGCTGTGTGTAACATCGGATGGGATGGCTTTTCTACAAATGTGTCTTATACTATTAACTTGGTGGCGATAGGAGTAGTCGCCTTCGGATGTACAATGCAACAGGCGTCTTATTATGGTTTCACAGGATGCCTTCCACCTCGATATACGCAAGCTGTTATGGCAGGAGaaa GCGCAGCTGGCTTTTGGGTTTCGCTCGACAGGATCGTAACAAAATATGGGTTTCGTCAGCCAAAACGAAGTACTTTTATGTTTTTCGTATTTTCAATACTAATTTTGCTTGGACATTCGATGCTGCATCACGTGATGATGAGACATCCGCTCGTACAGCATTATTTGCGTTTAACAAATGAATCTCGACATCGACGCCGCATACAACTCCATCTAAATCCTACTGAAGACGCCACTTTG ATGGAGAGTGAGGCTGGTGAAGCAAGCTACGGAGTATTGAAACTTCAGAGCCCAGCCCCGTCTACTGGCATAG GAGAAGCAGAGAACACTTTCAGTTTTGCAAACCCTGTTTATTCTCCTACTATGACTGCGCCTGTACCTGTACCGCTCGTATCGCCCCCCCAAAGCGTATCCGAACAATCCGCTTCACCTTCTGCGACTCTACGAACTCCTAGACCCTCTTACAAAGTTGAAGACGTTGTTTTTGAAGCGCCCGAGAGACCAAATTCATGGAAAAACTTCAAAC GTGGTGTTCTGGCTAGATGGGCTGTCGCCCGAGCTATATATCCATACATGGTATCAATAGGCCTAGTTTATTTCACCACACTAAGCCTGTATCCCGGTATTGCATCGGAAGTCCCGTCGTGTCGGCTGGGATCCTGGATGCCAATTATCCTGATGTCTTCTTTTAATCTCTTCGACTTCATAGGAAAg aTTGCAGCAGCTTGGCCCTACGAATGGAGTCGTAGTCAGTTATTGATGGCAAGTGGCTTACGACTGTTGTTAGTTCCATTACTTCTACTGTGTGCAGCACCAAGACACTCACCACACATTGTTGGTGAC gTTTATCCAATAATGTTTTCCGTGGTGCTGGGATTTACAAATGGACTTTTCGGTTCGGTACCTATGATAATGGCTCCCTCCCGGGTTGGAAGAGAACACCGTGAAATTGCAG GAAATATGATGACGCTTTCATACAATGGTGGATTGTTATCGGGTTCCTTGGTATCTTACTTACTGCTAGGCATGCTCGGCCCACCAGCGGAAACTTGCCGTATTTACCCAACGCCTCTTCTACCAACTGTAGCTCCCATCCCTCCCAACTCCGGAAATGGGACCTTTGTATTAACGGCTGTACATTAA